In Hypomesus transpacificus isolate Combined female chromosome 4, fHypTra1, whole genome shotgun sequence, the following are encoded in one genomic region:
- the smarcc1b gene encoding SWI/SNF complex subunit SMARCC1b produces MATMSGGPIPGPSQSGSGTGMYRKRDGNPPSKYWESPEILAQLEVVRQWIGKHYKKYVQVDPPTCQALSSLTLQLLQFQEDTFGRQSNNPTLTKLPARCFLDLGAGGGLCHILGSAYKFRTEQGWRRFDLQNPSRTERNVEMFVTLEKTLVQNNCLSQPLVYLDSDMDADLAGRLSDIVLKHQGSLTEDHSQASHHVYPSLASTDQDEWVRPVMQKDKHVLVHWGMHPDSYDAWLSSSDVEGDVEEQPLPERPWRVHAGWVLDTDVFNEWMNEEDYHVDERSTPLMLRKRVHLRDHQDRKSTPSKKRRRSPSPPTESKKKGGKKGRRRGHQEGEQNEDLTKDMEDPTPVPNMEEVILPKNVNLKKDSENTPVKGGTMADLDEQEDDFPLPGGREDEEGRGEMSRLSEGEDNITEQTHHIIIPSYSSWFNYNSIHQIEKRALPEFFNGKNKSKSPEIYLAYRNFIIDTYRLNPQEYLSSTSCRRNLTGDVCAVMRVHALLEQWGLVNYQVDAESRPLPMGPPPTPHFNVLADTPSGLGPLQHRPLQVSASQHMLHFPERSRDKPSDIQNFGLRTDIYARKHPKSKGASAGREWTEQETLLLLEALEVYRDDWNKVSEHVGSRTQDECILHFLRLPIEDPYLEDSSSSLGPLAYQPVPFSQSENPVMSTVAFLASVVDPRVASAAAKAALEEFSRVQEEMVERDLESISVSVQHEKTELMDSDKMETNSQQPLQITGTVDGQNVPELSVGEMSEGDRVKRENAESTVSEETDLQVRVEEEGVLRRVGQGEETRPGGEVEVAEATVATAAAAALASAATKAKHLAAVEERKIKSLVALLVETQMKKLEIKLRHFEELETIMDREKEALEQQRQQLLSERQSFHAEQLKHAEIKIRQQREQQGTAPYSLQHSGQSMPGRVMAGGGNAQNMAPRHPGAPNGMYPAATQPDGIAAAQAGPPASHRGGDS; encoded by the exons ATGGCAACAATGTCTGGTGGACCGATCCCCGGGCCCAGCCAGTCGGGCAGTGGTACGGGAATGTACCGGAAAAGGGATGGCAATCCGCCTTCAAAATACTGGGAAAGCCCAGAGATCCTAGCGCAGTTGGAGGTGGTACGACAGTGGATTGGAAAACACTACAAAaag TATGTGCAGGTCGACCCTCCCACCTGTCAAGCCCTGTCTTCTTTGACTCTGCAACTTCTGCAGTTCCAAGAGGACACCTTCGGCAGACAGTCTAACAACCCCACACTCACAAAACTACCC GCGCGCTGCTTCCTGGACctcggagcaggaggaggactcTGCCACATCCTTGGCTCTGCCTACAAATTCAGAACAGAGCAAGGCTG GCGTAGATTTGATCTGCAGAACCCGTCCAGAACAGAACGCAATGTCGAGATGTTTGTCACCCTGGAGAAGACTCTAGTCCAG AACAACTGCCTGTCCCAACCCTTAGTGTACCTGGATTCAGATATGGATGCAGACCTGGCCGGCAGACTGAGTGACATTGTCTTAAAGCATCAG GGCTCTCTGACTGAAGACCACAGCCAGGCCTCTCATCATGTCTATCCCTCACTAGCCTCCACTGACCAAG ATGAGTGGGTGCGTCCTGTCATGCAGAAGGACAAACATGTCCTAGTACACTGGGGCATGCATCCTGACAG CTACGACGCCTGGCTGTCCTCCAGTGATGTGGAGGGAGATGTAGAGGAACAACCACTCCCCGAGAGACCCTGgagg gtacATGCGGGGTGGGTGTTGGACACTGATGTCTTCAACGAGTGGATGAACGAGGAAGACTACCACGTGGACGAGAGAAGCACTCCCCTCATGCTCCGCAAGCGTGTCCATCTCAGAGaccatcag GACCGCAAGTCAACCCCATCAAAGAAAAGACgacgctccccctccccccccacagaaagcaagaagaaaggagggaagaaagg GAGGAGGCGTGGCCACCAGGAGGGGGAGCAAAACGAGGATCTGACCAAAGACATGGAGGACCCCACCCCTGTGCCCAACATGGAAGAGGTCATCCTGCCCAAGaatg TCAATCTGAAGAAGGACAGTGAGAATACGCCTGTCAAAGGAGGAACCATGGCTgatctcg ATGAACAGGAAGATGACTTCCCACTTCCTGGAGGAAGG gaagatgaggagggcaggggggagatgtCTCGTCTGTCTGAAGGAGAAGACAACATCACAGAACAGACTCATCACATCATCATTCCAAGCTACTCCTCCTGGTTCAACTACAACAG TATTCACCAGATTGAGAAACGAGCCCTGCCTGAGTTCTTCAACGGGAAGAACAAGTCCAAATCTCCAGAGAT ATACTTGGCATATCGTAACTTCATCATCGACACCTACCGCCTGAACCCCCAGGAGTACCTCAGCTCCACATCCTGCAGACGCAACCTCACTGGAGATGTGTGCGCCgtcatgag agtgCACGCCCTGCTGGAGCAGTGGGGGCTGGTGAACTACCAGGTGGATGCAGAGAGCAGACCCCTCCCTATgggcccccctcccaccccccacttCAATGTCCTGGCTGACACCCCCTCTGGCCTGGGCCCCCTGCAGCACAGACCTCTGCAG GTCTCCGCCTCTCAGCACATGTTGCATTTCCCGGAGCGGAGCAGAGACAAGCCGTCAGACATTCAGAACTTTGGCCTGCGCACCGACATCTACGCCAGGAAACACCccaag agTAAGGGTGCGAGCGCAGGTAGGGAGTGGACAGAGCAGGAGACACTCCTACTGCTAGAG gccttgGAGGTGTACAGGGATGACTGGAACAAGGTATCGGAACATGTGGGTTCTCGAACCCAGGACGAGTGTATCCTTCACTTCCTTCGTTTGCCAATAGAAGACCCGTATCTGgaagactcctcctcctccctgggcccaTTGGCCTACCAGCCTGTGCctttcagccaatcagagaaccCTGTTATGAGCACCGTGGCGTTCCTGGCTTCCGTGGTTGACCCGCGAGTTGCTTCCGCCGCCGCCAAAGCAGCGCTTG AGGAGTTCTCTCGTGTGCAGGAAGAGATGGTTGAGAGAGATCTAGAATCCATTTCTGTCTCAGTTCAGCATGAAAAGACAG AATTGATGGATTCGGACAAAATGGAGACAAACTCCCAGCAGCCCCTGCAG ATCACAGGGACAGTGGATGGACAGAATGTTCCAGAGCTCAGCGTCGGAGAGATGTCAGAGGGAGAccgggtgaagagagagaacgCTGAGTCAACCGTATCGGAAGAGACAGActtacaag tccgggtggaggaggagggtgtgctACGAAGGgtaggacagggggaggagaccaGACCTGGAGGAGAAGTGGAGGTGGCCGAGGCAACCGTCGccacggcagcagcagcagctctcgCCTCAGCCGCCACCAAGGCCAAG CACCTGGCTGCcgtggaggagagaaagatcaAGTCTCTGGTGGCTCTGCTGGTGGAGACCCAGATGAAGAAGCTGGAGATCAAGCTGAGGCACTTTGAGGAGCTGGAGACCATCATGGACCGTGAGAAGGAGGCT ttggagCAGCAGCGTCAGCAGCTGTTGTCAGAGAGGCAGAGTTTCCATGCGGAGCAGCTGAAGCATGCAGAGATCAAGATTCGCCAGCAGAGGGAGCAACAGGGAACGGCACCGTACTCACTACAACATTCAG GCCAGTCCATGCCCGGTCGTGTGATGGCCGGCGGGGGAAATGCCCAGAACATGGCCCCTCGCCACCCTGGAGCCCCAAACGGCATGT ACCCTGCCGCCACACAGCCTGATGGGATAGCAGCAGCCCAGGCAGGTCCTCCAGCTTCACACCGAGGAGGAGACTCATGA
- the aste1b gene encoding protein asteroid homolog 1 isoform X1 — protein sequence MGVHGLTSYVEGNREFFQDVRFKESRLIIDGCSLFFRLYFNYGLDQQHGGDYDAFSGLLSEFLSALSACRIQPYVVLDGGMDASDKKFSTLRQRLQSKIKEADSLAHGRHASVLPLLTSRVFVQVLSQQGVPLVQCPAEADLEIACLANEWGCPVLTNDSDFFIFDLPGGYLPFRFFQWTNVNGKGPDRFISARCYTVNRLCKRFGGMNRELLPLCAVLAGNDYATPKGTDTLLSLLHLSRAGGNGGHRKTPPPLIEGLIIWLSSFRGVGEALEEVGRVMGGGGRGRGGGRGGGRGGGGSDDLSALLLEGMKEYHLTPHSSLGRWFSGGLEVPLGGQSAGSNPTPEWFSRAAWRGALSSMLLDVLMLRRVLLMPQVENSRLPSSHCTAQPIRQALYGILLQGDPPEGAKQGELNRSSGQGGSNKEALSQGKNIREEGGLGKRGGRGQGERGRGVGQGGLGRGQEQGCWGKENQVGAQGCGGGGGAGGGGSAPPPVYVEEYDRQELNLRRSQVKSEPPRTQLHLDTLDKAPLPQRLGVLYEVLRVNTSALTGVPPHLRLPVAVTGFWMREASSAPSLPQLQALLLGMIHGEVARNNQPGVRQTAEQSIWAGLERQRMRQGERRGLDMGVAHSFSQWQACLWSTLCLNQVLFLPLPEPCIAWLFSGTLVHGLVRCLKGGRPAESFLVGAPHSWQLYCTLLAAVGNCNTGTVPSFSSSERGRRRGGSQQGSRGRGIRGGRRGRGGRGGGQRGPPTQEINNRFALLMSEEEEDNYE from the exons ATGGGGGTGCATGGTCTGACGAGCTATGTGGAGGGCAACAGAGAATTCTTTCAGGACGTGAGGTTCAAGGAGAGTCGGCTGATCATCGACGGATGTAGTCTGTTTTTTCGTCTGTACTTTAATTATGGGTTGGACCAGCAACATGGAGGAGATTATGATGCTTTCTCTGGCCTGCTCTCGGAGTTTCTGTCAGCGCTGTCTGCCTGCAGGATACAGCCCTACGTGGTGCTGGACGGAG GTATGGATGCCAGTGATAAGAAGTTCTCCACCCTGAGGCAGCGCCTGCAGAGCAAGATCAAAGAGGCGGACTCTCTGGCCCACGGTCGCCATGCCTCAGTCCTCCCGCTCCTCACCAGTCGTGTCTTCGTCCAGGTCCTCTCCCAGCAAGGTGTACCATTGGTTCAGTGCCCGGCTGAAGCAGACCTGGAAATTGCTTGTCTGGCCAATGAGTGGGGCTGTCCAGTTCTGACCAATGACAGCGACTTTTTCATTTTTGACCTGCCAG GTGGCTATCTGCCATTCCGTTTCTTCCAGTGGACTAACGTGAATGGAAAAGGCCCCGACCGGTTCATCTCCGCTCGCTGCTACACCGTTAACAGGTTGTGCAAGCGCTTCGGTGGCATGAACCGAGAGCTGCTTCCTCTGTGCGCCGTGCTGGCTGGTAACGACTATGCCACGCCCAAGGGCACAGACacgctcctctccctgctgcaCCTGAGCAGGGCGGGGGGGAACGGGGGACATCGGAAGACCCCCCCACCTCTTATCGAGGGCCTCATTATCTGGCTGTCCTCCTTCAGAGGGGTAGGGGAGgcgctggaggaggtggggagggtgatggggggaggtgggagggggaggggtggagggcgaGGTGGAgggcgaggtggaggagggagcgaTGACCTCAGCGCCCTCCTCTTGGAGGGTATGAAGGAATACCACCTCACCCCACACAGCTCTCTGGGTCGGTGGTTCTCAGGAGGTCTGGAGGTACCACTAGGGGGGCAGAGTGCTGGCTCTAACCCCACGCCGGAGTGGTTTTCCAGGGCAGCCTGGCGTGGAGCGCTGTCATCAATGTTGCTGGACGTCCTGATGCTCAGAAGGGTCCTACTCATGCCACAGGTGGAGAACAGCCGACTACCCAGCAGCCACTGCACCGCACAACCCATACGGCAGGCTCTGTATGGGATCCTCCTTCAGGGGGACCCACCAGAGGGCGCCAAGCAGGGGGAATTAAACAGAAGTAGTGGACAAGGAGGCAGCAACAAGGAGGCTCTGAGCCAAGGAAAAAATATAAGGGAAGAAGGGGGCTTAGgaaagagaggtgggagggggcagggggagagagggaggggtgttgGTCAGGGTGGTCTGGGTCGTGGGCAGGAGCAGGGGTGTTGGGGGAAGGAGAACCAGGTAGGAGCTcaggggtgtggtggaggaggaggggcgggtgGTGGCGGGAGTGCTCCGCCCCCTGTCTATGTGGAGGAGTATGACAGGCAGGAGCTGAACCTGAGGCGGAGTCAGGTGAAGTCCGAGCCACCCAGGACCCAGCTGCACTTGGACACTCTTGACAAG GCTCCTCTCCCTCAGCGACTGGGGGTCCTGTATGAGGTGTTGAGGGTGAACACGTCAGCCCTGACTGGGGTGCCTCCTCACCTTAGACTGCCTGTGGCTGTAACAGGCTTCTGGATGAGAGAGGCAagctctgctccctctctgccccagctACAGGCTCTGTTGCTGGGCATGATCCATGGGGAGGTGGCCCGCAACAACCAGCCTGGAG TTCGCCAGACAGCAGAGCAAAGCATCTGGGCGGGCCTGGAACGACAGCGTATGCGGCAGGGGGAGAGGCGTGGCCTGGATATGGGAGTAGCTCACAGTTTCAGCCAATGGCAAGCCTGCCTCTGGAGCACGCTCTGTCTGAACCAGGTGCTGTTTCTCCCCCTGCCAGAACCCTGCATTGCTTG GTTGTTCAGTGGCACTTTGGTGCATGGCTTAGTTCGTTGTCTCAAGGGAGGTCGCCCTGCTGAGTCTTTCCTGGTCGGGGCTCCTCACTCTTGGCAGCTTTACTGCACCCTGCTGGCTGCAGTGGGGAACTGCAACACTGGAACCGTACCTTCCTTTTCTTCatcagagaggggaaggaggaggggggggagtcagcaggggagcagagggagggggatacgaggaggaagaaggggaagaggaggacgaggaggtggaCAGAGAGGTCCTCCCACACAGGAGATCAACAACCGCTTTGCTCTGCTGATgagtgaggaagaagaggataaTTATGAATGA
- the aste1b gene encoding protein asteroid homolog 1 isoform X2 produces the protein MGVHGLTSYVEGNREFFQDVRFKESRLIIDGCSLFFRLYFNYGLDQQHGGDYDAFSGLLSEFLSALSACRIQPYVVLDGGMDASDKKFSTLRQRLQSKIKEADSLAHGRHASVLPLLTSRVFVQVLSQQGVPLVQCPAEADLEIACLANEWGCPVLTNDSDFFIFDLPGGYLPFRFFQWTNVNGKGPDRFISARCYTVNRLCKRFGGMNRELLPLCAVLAGNDYATPKGTDTLLSLLHLSRAGGNGGHRKTPPPLIEGLIIWLSSFRGVGEALEEVGRVMGGGGRGRGGGRGGGRGGGGSDDLSALLLEGMKEYHLTPHSSLGRWFSGGLEVPLGGQSAGSNPTPEWFSRAAWRGALSSMLLDVLMLRRVLLMPQVENSRLPSSHCTAQPIRQALYGILLQGDPPEGAKQGELNRSSGQGGSNKEALSQGKNIREEGGLGKRGGRGQGERGRGVGQGGLGRGQEQGCWGKENQVGAQGCGGGGGAGGGGSAPPPVYVEEYDRQELNLRRSQVKSEPPRTQLHLDTLDKAPLPQRLGVLYEVLRVNTSALTGVPPHLRLPVAVTGFWMREASSAPSLPQLQALLLGMIHGEVARNNQPGVRQTAEQSIWAGLERQRMRQGERRGLDMGVAHSFSQWQACLWSTLCLNQVVQWHFGAWLSSLSQGRSPC, from the exons ATGGGGGTGCATGGTCTGACGAGCTATGTGGAGGGCAACAGAGAATTCTTTCAGGACGTGAGGTTCAAGGAGAGTCGGCTGATCATCGACGGATGTAGTCTGTTTTTTCGTCTGTACTTTAATTATGGGTTGGACCAGCAACATGGAGGAGATTATGATGCTTTCTCTGGCCTGCTCTCGGAGTTTCTGTCAGCGCTGTCTGCCTGCAGGATACAGCCCTACGTGGTGCTGGACGGAG GTATGGATGCCAGTGATAAGAAGTTCTCCACCCTGAGGCAGCGCCTGCAGAGCAAGATCAAAGAGGCGGACTCTCTGGCCCACGGTCGCCATGCCTCAGTCCTCCCGCTCCTCACCAGTCGTGTCTTCGTCCAGGTCCTCTCCCAGCAAGGTGTACCATTGGTTCAGTGCCCGGCTGAAGCAGACCTGGAAATTGCTTGTCTGGCCAATGAGTGGGGCTGTCCAGTTCTGACCAATGACAGCGACTTTTTCATTTTTGACCTGCCAG GTGGCTATCTGCCATTCCGTTTCTTCCAGTGGACTAACGTGAATGGAAAAGGCCCCGACCGGTTCATCTCCGCTCGCTGCTACACCGTTAACAGGTTGTGCAAGCGCTTCGGTGGCATGAACCGAGAGCTGCTTCCTCTGTGCGCCGTGCTGGCTGGTAACGACTATGCCACGCCCAAGGGCACAGACacgctcctctccctgctgcaCCTGAGCAGGGCGGGGGGGAACGGGGGACATCGGAAGACCCCCCCACCTCTTATCGAGGGCCTCATTATCTGGCTGTCCTCCTTCAGAGGGGTAGGGGAGgcgctggaggaggtggggagggtgatggggggaggtgggagggggaggggtggagggcgaGGTGGAgggcgaggtggaggagggagcgaTGACCTCAGCGCCCTCCTCTTGGAGGGTATGAAGGAATACCACCTCACCCCACACAGCTCTCTGGGTCGGTGGTTCTCAGGAGGTCTGGAGGTACCACTAGGGGGGCAGAGTGCTGGCTCTAACCCCACGCCGGAGTGGTTTTCCAGGGCAGCCTGGCGTGGAGCGCTGTCATCAATGTTGCTGGACGTCCTGATGCTCAGAAGGGTCCTACTCATGCCACAGGTGGAGAACAGCCGACTACCCAGCAGCCACTGCACCGCACAACCCATACGGCAGGCTCTGTATGGGATCCTCCTTCAGGGGGACCCACCAGAGGGCGCCAAGCAGGGGGAATTAAACAGAAGTAGTGGACAAGGAGGCAGCAACAAGGAGGCTCTGAGCCAAGGAAAAAATATAAGGGAAGAAGGGGGCTTAGgaaagagaggtgggagggggcagggggagagagggaggggtgttgGTCAGGGTGGTCTGGGTCGTGGGCAGGAGCAGGGGTGTTGGGGGAAGGAGAACCAGGTAGGAGCTcaggggtgtggtggaggaggaggggcgggtgGTGGCGGGAGTGCTCCGCCCCCTGTCTATGTGGAGGAGTATGACAGGCAGGAGCTGAACCTGAGGCGGAGTCAGGTGAAGTCCGAGCCACCCAGGACCCAGCTGCACTTGGACACTCTTGACAAG GCTCCTCTCCCTCAGCGACTGGGGGTCCTGTATGAGGTGTTGAGGGTGAACACGTCAGCCCTGACTGGGGTGCCTCCTCACCTTAGACTGCCTGTGGCTGTAACAGGCTTCTGGATGAGAGAGGCAagctctgctccctctctgccccagctACAGGCTCTGTTGCTGGGCATGATCCATGGGGAGGTGGCCCGCAACAACCAGCCTGGAG TTCGCCAGACAGCAGAGCAAAGCATCTGGGCGGGCCTGGAACGACAGCGTATGCGGCAGGGGGAGAGGCGTGGCCTGGATATGGGAGTAGCTCACAGTTTCAGCCAATGGCAAGCCTGCCTCTGGAGCACGCTCTGTCTGAACCAG GTTGTTCAGTGGCACTTTGGTGCATGGCTTAGTTCGTTGTCTCAAGGGAGGTCGCCCTGCTGA
- the aste1b gene encoding protein asteroid homolog 1 isoform X3, with amino-acid sequence MMLSLACSRSFCQRCLPAGYSPTWCWTEVLSQQGVPLVQCPAEADLEIACLANEWGCPVLTNDSDFFIFDLPGGYLPFRFFQWTNVNGKGPDRFISARCYTVNRLCKRFGGMNRELLPLCAVLAGNDYATPKGTDTLLSLLHLSRAGGNGGHRKTPPPLIEGLIIWLSSFRGVGEALEEVGRVMGGGGRGRGGGRGGGRGGGGSDDLSALLLEGMKEYHLTPHSSLGRWFSGGLEVPLGGQSAGSNPTPEWFSRAAWRGALSSMLLDVLMLRRVLLMPQVENSRLPSSHCTAQPIRQALYGILLQGDPPEGAKQGELNRSSGQGGSNKEALSQGKNIREEGGLGKRGGRGQGERGRGVGQGGLGRGQEQGCWGKENQVGAQGCGGGGGAGGGGSAPPPVYVEEYDRQELNLRRSQVKSEPPRTQLHLDTLDKAPLPQRLGVLYEVLRVNTSALTGVPPHLRLPVAVTGFWMREASSAPSLPQLQALLLGMIHGEVARNNQPGVRQTAEQSIWAGLERQRMRQGERRGLDMGVAHSFSQWQACLWSTLCLNQVLFLPLPEPCIAWLFSGTLVHGLVRCLKGGRPAESFLVGAPHSWQLYCTLLAAVGNCNTGTVPSFSSSERGRRRGGSQQGSRGRGIRGGRRGRGGRGGGQRGPPTQEINNRFALLMSEEEEDNYE; translated from the exons ATGATGCTTTCTCTGGCCTGCTCTCGGAGTTTCTGTCAGCGCTGTCTGCCTGCAGGATACAGCCCTACGTGGTGCTGGACGGAG GTCCTCTCCCAGCAAGGTGTACCATTGGTTCAGTGCCCGGCTGAAGCAGACCTGGAAATTGCTTGTCTGGCCAATGAGTGGGGCTGTCCAGTTCTGACCAATGACAGCGACTTTTTCATTTTTGACCTGCCAG GTGGCTATCTGCCATTCCGTTTCTTCCAGTGGACTAACGTGAATGGAAAAGGCCCCGACCGGTTCATCTCCGCTCGCTGCTACACCGTTAACAGGTTGTGCAAGCGCTTCGGTGGCATGAACCGAGAGCTGCTTCCTCTGTGCGCCGTGCTGGCTGGTAACGACTATGCCACGCCCAAGGGCACAGACacgctcctctccctgctgcaCCTGAGCAGGGCGGGGGGGAACGGGGGACATCGGAAGACCCCCCCACCTCTTATCGAGGGCCTCATTATCTGGCTGTCCTCCTTCAGAGGGGTAGGGGAGgcgctggaggaggtggggagggtgatggggggaggtgggagggggaggggtggagggcgaGGTGGAgggcgaggtggaggagggagcgaTGACCTCAGCGCCCTCCTCTTGGAGGGTATGAAGGAATACCACCTCACCCCACACAGCTCTCTGGGTCGGTGGTTCTCAGGAGGTCTGGAGGTACCACTAGGGGGGCAGAGTGCTGGCTCTAACCCCACGCCGGAGTGGTTTTCCAGGGCAGCCTGGCGTGGAGCGCTGTCATCAATGTTGCTGGACGTCCTGATGCTCAGAAGGGTCCTACTCATGCCACAGGTGGAGAACAGCCGACTACCCAGCAGCCACTGCACCGCACAACCCATACGGCAGGCTCTGTATGGGATCCTCCTTCAGGGGGACCCACCAGAGGGCGCCAAGCAGGGGGAATTAAACAGAAGTAGTGGACAAGGAGGCAGCAACAAGGAGGCTCTGAGCCAAGGAAAAAATATAAGGGAAGAAGGGGGCTTAGgaaagagaggtgggagggggcagggggagagagggaggggtgttgGTCAGGGTGGTCTGGGTCGTGGGCAGGAGCAGGGGTGTTGGGGGAAGGAGAACCAGGTAGGAGCTcaggggtgtggtggaggaggaggggcgggtgGTGGCGGGAGTGCTCCGCCCCCTGTCTATGTGGAGGAGTATGACAGGCAGGAGCTGAACCTGAGGCGGAGTCAGGTGAAGTCCGAGCCACCCAGGACCCAGCTGCACTTGGACACTCTTGACAAG GCTCCTCTCCCTCAGCGACTGGGGGTCCTGTATGAGGTGTTGAGGGTGAACACGTCAGCCCTGACTGGGGTGCCTCCTCACCTTAGACTGCCTGTGGCTGTAACAGGCTTCTGGATGAGAGAGGCAagctctgctccctctctgccccagctACAGGCTCTGTTGCTGGGCATGATCCATGGGGAGGTGGCCCGCAACAACCAGCCTGGAG TTCGCCAGACAGCAGAGCAAAGCATCTGGGCGGGCCTGGAACGACAGCGTATGCGGCAGGGGGAGAGGCGTGGCCTGGATATGGGAGTAGCTCACAGTTTCAGCCAATGGCAAGCCTGCCTCTGGAGCACGCTCTGTCTGAACCAGGTGCTGTTTCTCCCCCTGCCAGAACCCTGCATTGCTTG GTTGTTCAGTGGCACTTTGGTGCATGGCTTAGTTCGTTGTCTCAAGGGAGGTCGCCCTGCTGAGTCTTTCCTGGTCGGGGCTCCTCACTCTTGGCAGCTTTACTGCACCCTGCTGGCTGCAGTGGGGAACTGCAACACTGGAACCGTACCTTCCTTTTCTTCatcagagaggggaaggaggaggggggggagtcagcaggggagcagagggagggggatacgaggaggaagaaggggaagaggaggacgaggaggtggaCAGAGAGGTCCTCCCACACAGGAGATCAACAACCGCTTTGCTCTGCTGATgagtgaggaagaagaggataaTTATGAATGA